The genomic region ACCTGTCTTTAATAGTGAcaacaacttgcccaaggccacacagctaaggGCCTGCAGATCTAGAAAATGAGTCCGGGCCCCGTCTTCCTGGCTCCAGCGCTCTCTCCTCCTTCTGCTGGGCGAGTTCACTTTATCCCAGCCACAGCTCTATAACCCAGGCCCCAGGTTACCGAGCTGAATGCTAGCAATGTAGATAACTAAACCCAGATGCACAAAAGGGGCCTGGACTTATTAGCGATAAGCCTCTGAAGTTACCCACAAATTTATGGATCAAGACAGAGCAAAGGGTCAGAGGCTTCTGAGTGTGTCACACAGTGTTCCTGGCCCAGCTGAAGCCTGGGCTCCATGTGGGGACGCTCTACTCTCCTTCCGTCTTCCAGAGCAAATTGCAGATGGCCACACACGCTCAGGACTGCTGTCTTTTAGAATCAAGGACTTGCCTAGAAGTTTGGCCAAGTGGGTAGTTTTGTGTGAAATCTTGGCCCTGCCACttattgtgtgatcttgggcaatgTACTaaacctgagcctcagtttccttatctgtacaatGATGGAGATATCTGCCTCATGGAATTGTCATGAGGACTTGAGACCCCATTTATACAGTGCCTGGTGTGTAGCAGGTACTCATTAAAAATAAGTGATGGTTGTTACTATTTAATAATTCTCAACTTTTCTGATCTTTCTTGTTCttacatgtttttttgtttgttttaacacattgactgccacactagagaaGTGTGTTAATCCAAGGCCGGTGTCCAGAGTTCTGTTCCCGACTCCAATTCCAGGGAAGGATCTTCCCAGTGCCTCCCACACTgcaggcagggagcaggaggagTTAGCCAACGTTGGGGACCCAGGTATGTCAGAGGAAGTCTCAGCAGAAAGGAGGGAAACAAGTTGAGCTGGTTAAACAGAGCGTGATGGAAAAACGCAGGAAAGGGAAATGACGTCGTTCATGCTGGCAGCTTTGAGGACAGGGAACTGAAAATGTATGCTTCTGGCAGTCAGCTGCTCTGCCCATCCCTGCCTGTCTCCCGGGAAGGCAGCAGGGGCTGCTGGCGGGGCAAAGCTCCCAGCATTGCTGGCTGGGAGTGGCAAAGTCCTCTACCTGCCCACATGGTGAGCTGAGGTTCTTCCTCCAGCAGGACCCGAGGCCCGTGGGTTTCTCTGCAAAGTGATGCAACTGGGCAGGAAGCTCAGATGTCAGCAGCTATGACGTCGTAGACAGGGAAAACCCTGAGCTGCAAAGTCAGGACTTGCCATGGGAAAAAGGAGCAGCTGGGTGTCTAGAAAATTGTTTCCTGCCCAAAAATGGCTTGGTTAGGAAGCTGAGTTTGTTTCATAAGAAAGGATtctcctgctcttccctctgcccagcttATCTGTAGAGTTACACTGGCACCGATTAGATGCTGACCCCCAGTGTTGGAACCCCACTTTCTCAAGTTGGCGTGATGTGCTCATGAATTGCACCCCCCTGGCTCCACCACAGCTGCCTCCCCCAGTGGTTCCATTTGGGCTTTAACAATGTGCCAACCACTTGCTGACCTTGAGCGTCCCATGGCTACTGCACGGCTATTCCCCATCTCTACTCCACTGAGATGCTTCAGTGAACGGCTGCCCGGTCCCCTCAAGGGGGAAAACAAAGAATCAAGAAAGCCAAGTCGCAAGGAACTTAAGAAATCATCCAATTTATTTCCCCACCATTGATTCACTGATGAGGAGGGGAAGTGCTATTCCCAAGACCACACAGTGGGTGAAGGTGAGGCTAGAGCTAGAACTCAGGTTTCTAGGCTTCCGTCCAAATGCACATTCCTTGGCATGATGTTCTTGGTCTTTGATGTTATAGCCGTATTTCCAACTCGATTCCCACACTGCTCCTCTACACGAAACCCAGCTCCAGCCAAGCGAATCCATTGCCAGTCCTCACGTACACCGTGGGCTTTGCTGCCCTAGCTCATCTCTATCCTGAGTGCCCTTTGTCTGACCTCACCCTCCTCCCTACCCCTCCCTAGCATCTCTGCCCATTTACATTTTGCCCTCCCCTCAGGGCTCAGCTCAAACTTCCCTCTACATCATAACTCCCTCTCCTGTTCCCCTCCACACTTACTTTGTGCCCACTCAGTAGCGCTGGCATTCTTGGTGCTCCTGCAAGCACACCCCTCATCCCCCCGACAAAGCTGTCAGCAACTAGGGACCAGAGATCTGACCGGGGCATCTCTGTAATCCTCACAGCATCAGCACACTGTCTTGTGCACAGTAGACATTTAATcaatgtttattgaaagaatagCTTTTAAAACAGTTTCTATCAGCTATAAGGAATTATTAAAATGACTTTATGTATttacatgtttatataaatatgcatatatatatatatattcctcctGCCAACTCAGTGAGCTATACAGGCAAGGTAggtgttatctttattttatggatgaaacaTTGAACACATGAAAGGTATAGGAACTAGTCTTGGGTCACCAAAGGTCTCCCTGAAAGCTGGCGAAAAAATGAGTATTAGAACTGGGTCTCCTGGCTGTCAGTCCCATGTGATCTGCTGTGCTAACATCCTCTACCTTCTTTCCATCAAAGACCAGTTTCTTCTGCCAGAATTGCAAGGAAGGAAAAGATTCTCGCTCAGTCTAATTTCTAAGGTAAGCATTTACTATAGAAGAGGAGTTTATAATGGGTTAAAAGTACCATGTAGTGGCATGAGCACTGAATTCAACTTCCAGATCTGCCTTTTaccagctgagtgaccttgggcaagttacttagcctctctggctaagtttccccatttataaaatgaaggaattggACTAAATGTACTTAAAGTCACTTCCAGCTCTAACAGCCCCGGAGGAATAGTCTATCACTAGATAAGGAGATTCTTGCCATTGGGATGTAATTCTTCCACCTAGAAGATCTGTGGACCCTCCAGGTCCTACTAGAGAAGATACGTGGGAGGGGAGCCCCTGAGTCCCCCCATAAGTGAAATCATGGAGCTTACGCTTTAAGACACAGCATAACGAGGAAACAATAATGAATCAACATGTTCATTCAATAGTCATCAGGTATTAACTGGGTACCTAGCAAGAACCATCAGGTGCTGCAACCAGGGAGATGAACAAGTAGCTCTCAGGCTAGTGAGAGATACAAATATGTAACCAAAAATGTACAATTGGCTGTGACATGTACAAAAGAGGGATCTACAAGGTCCAGTTGAGGTGAAAAGGTGGGAGGGATCAGTTTTGCCTTGGGAAATGGGGGTGGAGAGAGGTTAGGGTGAGGCAGCGACGGTTTCGTAGAGGAGACCAGTTGACTTGGTATCTACACAGAGCATGATATGGGATCTGGTCAGtggattttaaaagaacaaagtatTTTGATACAGGAAAAGGGGAGATGATTATTGAAAGCAAAATTGGGAGTGTGTGTGAATAACTAAGCTTAGTTAATCATTACAGGTAGCTTACAACAAAGCAATTGGGTTCTTCTTGGTTAACGGGAAAGAATTGACTAGCATGGCTATATAGCCTATACAAGCCTAGATTTACTGAAAATCTTGACTTCAAGTATTCTTGTCAGATCACGTTTCCAATTTTACTTTAATCACACTTATAAATGATCACAAGAAATGGGTTACTCAGCACCAGTGATGGGCAAAACAGATTGAGCTTAAATAGTTTAAGAGAGATTAGATATTTGCACCTGTTTTTGACATTTATAAAGCATTACAATGAAAAGTCATGGTCTTTGTTTTCAGAAAGCTCTGGGAAAACATTGAAAAGAGCATTCTGATCCAAAAGATAGAAGAAGAGCGTCAAAGAACTATTGAATGTCGGAACTGGAAAGGACTTTATGTGTGATCTACTCTGTTTCTCtcattttatgtattcataaacTGGGATCCAGAAAGATGAAATTATATGCCAGAGTCATCCTGCAAACTGTGGAATCTTTGGATTCAAATATAAGACTTCAGAGTTTTAGATATTGAGTACGAAAAAAGCTGAAAAGGAACATGTTATAGTCTCTGCCATCTTGACAGTTTTTGAAGCATTGTCTGTAATGCATCTCAGGCTCTTTGAATTTAATCTTGTCAGGGAGTGTGGTCCTACGTGACAGACTAGTCCCTGCCTAAGAGAATCTTCCAGTGTCATTAGGGACAAAAGGCTAAGGTCCATGAAACAGACAGTAACATCAGATGCTCTCACTTGCCAAAGAAAAATCGGCTATTGGAAGCCAGAGAAGGAAGGGGCTGACGTCACACAAAGTTGTTCAGGAATAAAAGCTTTGGGTCTCCTCTCTGATGATGAATGGAGGGATCTGGCCAAGTTGGGGAGCAATGGTGGGGACAGAAAAAGCAAAGGGGAGACAGCAGGAATGAACCCATAGTATCTGGAGTTGGGGAGAAACTGGGTTAGGGAGAGCTGGATTTAGAGGAGAAGGGAAAGCACCCCCTGGAATTCTCTTCCAGCCCTGTAATTCAGATCTTCTCTGTCCTGTCATTTTACCAAGCAGGAAGGTGGAGCCAGAAGGAGGCACAGCCTTAATCCACAGTTACAATAAGTAATCCCCTTGGGCAGTGCTTCTTGGAGGAGGAAGGTGTTGGGATAATCCAGGCTGCAATTGGGCTGCTTTAGGACTTGAGGAAGTGCCATGCCGAGAGAGAAATTCCAAGGGAGTTCCAGCCCTCACCTGCCCAAGCTCACTTCCTTCCTGTGActtacacatgtgtgtatataaataactGGAAGCCTTTCAGCTTAAGACAGACTCCTAGGAGACCAGAAGCCGCAGCCCTTCTGAGCACAGGTAAGAGACCCTCCCCTCTACTGACACTGCTCACATTGCTCTGGGGatcagccctgccctcccagtCATTTACCCAGGTGTGTCCAGGCCCATGTCTAAAGGAGCCTTTTCCACGAGGACAAGGACTTGTCATGTTTATCTTTGTGCTTTGGTACCAGCACGACATTCAGGACAGTGCAGCTCAATAGATGCTGATCGAATCGCTGAACTTCAGGTAGATTTACTACATACTCACTAAGTTCAAGGCAGCTAACATCAACTACTACTTAAAATGAACCGATCAGACACTGTGTGCTAGCtgtataaattatacattattttatttaaatgtcaaaaCAAGCTTCTGAGGTAAGTTTAATTATTACCATTTTGGGGGCtaagaaaatgaagctcagagaggtgagttgacttgtccaaagtcacacagatgtGGGGTGACCAACTCATTCCTGTTTACCCATGACTTTtgcagttttaaaactgaaattcctGGTATCTCAGGAACCCCCCTCATTCCTGGGCAAACTGGAACCACCTACATAGCTGGGAACTGGATTTATCTGGACCCAGTTCTCTTCTCTAAACCCAGAGTTCTGTCTGATACTTTTGTGTTTGTTATGCTCATTCCCTTCTCCTACATTTGGCAGTATCTGCAGTGGCCAGGAATGTGAAAAATGTCTATcatattgcctggcacataggaaaaaTTCAGTAAGTGATAATGATTATCAGTGCTGTGCCAAGCCATGGAGCCAAGATGTacatccatatatatatacacacacacacacatatatctttaTGCATTTTATGTGTGTCATCTTTTCCCAAGATATTAAAGTAGTTGAACAAAATTGAAAAAGTTACATAGTAGGTTTATTATAACTCacattaagtttaaatattttagttatgcccccaaacaaaatttataatactttcattttcttggctttaagaaaagaaaactcatcaGTAATATTTTCGCCATATGTTTTTGAGAAAAAAGTTAACCATTAAAAATACGTGAAAATATATGCATAGCGGcaacatatttttcctttcactccTATGTGGTTCAGCATGGCACTCTCAAATTCTGTCTATATTTCAAATTTCGATATTTTgctcactgtgatttttttcattcattttgatcTTGCATTAAAATAGTCTTTATCTTGATGATTGAGCATTTTGGTGCCcccccttaaattttgtgcccaaCATGAGTGCCTTAATATATCTTACCCTAACCTCAGCccattgccattttattttaaaactaagcaGACACCATAAACTGCTCGCTTACTGAGCAGCCTTGCCCAAGAAGAAATGAATTCCTTCACTGactttcttctctgtcttttgGGATCGCTCCATCTTTCGAGTTGCAGAGCAGGGAAGTGTGTACTCTTGAATTCACCCCAGGAGTGCCTGACTCCAGTCTTCCTGCAGAGGGCGCTGTCAGTCCCAGATGCCTCAGGAGGGAGCTTGTTAGGTAGAATCCAGCTGATTGCCCATCAGGTTTTGCCTATCCCTGGCAGTAGGGTTGTGATGAAATCATTGactttttctttgccttcaggGCTGAAATGAGTCTATTAATATTATCCTCAAATAATCTATCTGATCTCAGACAAATGCCAAACAGAGCTCAGCTCCTCGGCTCTGTAGGTGGCCGTAAAAACCCAGACAATTTTCCCCAGGTGTTTTTGATGGCACGGCCACAACTTTTGTGCGATTCTGTTCTCCCCAGTTCCCCCACAGGTCTAGTGGAACCAGAAGGGTGAGCTGCATGAGCATTCTGGAAGGGAAGGCCATGTGCGTCAGTTCCCCAAAACAAGTATTAACATTTTCCCCGAAATGCATCCTCTACTCACTGCAAGTTCCTGCTGTTCTGGGCCTTATCTGCTGGGTAGTGAtggtggagctgggctggggacagaaTAAAAGAACCACGACTGGTGGCACCAACTCACACTCAGAGCCCAAACGGCACCTGAAGGCTTCTTTCTCTTCACGGGAGGCTCGGCAGTTTTTCTTAGTGAGTTGTACGAATGCGCCACACTGTTTGGAGGCAGATAAGGCTGTTCAGTTTTCCGTCTGTGGACACCTGGGGGAGGCACATCCCTGGCGGCTGGATTGGCTTCTTATGCATCAGATGGAGACATCAGTAAGTCACGCTCTTTCCTTTGAATTTCCAGCTCTCACCGTCTCCAGATTCCAGGCATAAGATGAAAGCCTCGGGTCTTGCATTCAGCCTTCTCTCTGCTATGTTTTACCTCCTCTGGACTCCTTCTACTGGGCTGAAGACTCTTCATTTGGGAAGCTGTGTGATCACCACAAACCTTCAGGAAATACAAAGTGGATTTTCTGAGATACGGGACAGAGTGGTATGTACCAGGACATTCACCTCTCCCGGgtgcctttcctcttctctccttgtCTGGCTCTCTCTTCCCTGGGAGCGTGATCATGAAAAAAGGCAGCTGGAGGACTCCTTACCAGGAGGATGCATTTCCAGGAAATATCCGTAgtttgtaatataaaaatgtcttGGGAAGGATTGCCTCCCACTGGGCcgtggcagggaggggacacgAGATCTTGATACCTAAGACCCTGGCAGCAGTCACTGACCCATCCTTCCTCGCTTTGTCTGCTTCTGTTTAGCAAGCCAGAGACGGAAACATTGACATCAGGATTTTAAGGAGGATGGGGTCTCTGCAAGACACAAAGGTATGTGCTTGGCTCAGGCGACGGGAGGAAGTGGGGCATGGGAGCTCCTCCACTGCCCTGGTCTCGTCTCTGTCCTCCCCCGCCCCTCACCAACACACTTGTCTCCTTTGCAGCCTGCGGATCAGTGCTGCCTCCTCCGTCACTTGCTGAGGCTCTATCTGGACAGGGTATTTAAAAACTACCAGACCTCTGACCATCATACCCTCCGGAAGATCAGCAGTCTAGCCAATTCCTTTCTTGCTATCAAGAAGGACCTCCGTCTCTGTGTGAGTGAGGGTCTTGGGTAACAGGGTCCATCTTAGTCCATAGCTTCAATGATTTAGCAGCCAAGCTCTCTTTCCTACCTCCGTTTAATGGCTGGAGAAACTGAGTCCAAAAGCTCTAATAATCTGTGTCGCTAGGTAATAAGAACTCAGTTTTATTGACTTTTGAGTATATGCTCTATGAAAAAAGTGCTTTGTGAAATCTAAAGAACTACAAAATGATAGCTATTTGATATAATGACAGTTCTCTATTATCTTTGAAATTACACTTTTTCTGTAGATGAGGTATCTTACAGGTACCAATGCATCCTGTGTCTAGGCAGCCAATCAACAGGCCATTGGGTTTGCTCTCAGAATATGATCTGAATAGAACCTAGGGATTCAATTTTCTGTTCCCATGGGGGCTCAGAGGAGCTCTGGGATGGAGCTCCTAGACTAGAGCTGGGGGCATGGGTGGCCAGATGGGGTACTGTGATCGCAGACTCCTTCAGCACTGCCTGcctatttctaaaaagaaacagTGAGTTCCATATTTGAGCTTAAAAAGGTGGCTTCCaggctaggtgcggtggctcacgcctctaatcctagcactctgggaggccgagatgggaggatcacttgagctcagaagttcgagaccagcctgagcaagagtgagaccccgtctctactaaaaaaaaattttaaaaaaccccccaaaactgGCTTCCTCTTCCAGCTGATCATTAGTTTAACGATCCCAAGTGATGAGACCCGAAAGGACTTTTCTATAGGAACAGGTATCTACAGGGTTGTGGCTAAAAGAGTAGAATTCCCACCTGCTGCATGTCAATGGCAAGGGCAGAAAATCAGAATCTTTAATATAATCTATCCTTCTTTGGGTTCTTTTCAGCATGCCCACGTGACCTGCCATTGTGGGGAGGAAGCAACGAAAAAGTACAGCCACATTCTGAGTCACTTCGAAGAGGTAGATGCAATGTTGGCATTGATTGGGATGGGAGTGTTTTTAGAACTGAGATCATTGATGAGTGGGGTGGATATTCATGCTGGTAGAAATCCTGTAGCCCTCAGGTTGATAGCCCTCTGAGGTCACGGGACCATCCCTTGCTTTAACCCAGGGGACTCTCATCTGGGCTCTAGAAGAGTTCCCTCTCCGGATGATGCTCTGGAAATGGACAGAAAAGTCACTCCAGAGACAGTGCGATCTTCCGGCTGCACAAATGAGGGGCAATAGCGTTCCAGCATTCACACATTTATACATACCCTCAAAAACACTCACAGCTTCACACACGCCCATGTCATGCTGTTGCTCACCTTGACACCTCTGCCATCTGCCAGGAAGGCCTGAGATTTACCCCTCACTGACTGACTCCTACTCAACCTTTCAGACAGCCGAGGCGGCACCTCCAGGAAGGTGTTGGCTGCTTCTCTAGGAGTTAGGTGCCTCCCCTGTGGTGCTGTGGAGCTCTACGTTTTATTCACTACGCTACATTTTAGCTGCCTATTTCTGCCCGTCTCCCTCATTCAACTGTGAATTCCCTGTGCATGGGGGTTGTGCCATTCACCTCTGAATCCCCAGCCACCAGTCCAATGCCTGGTACAATCAACATCTGTCCAGTTGAAGTACACAGAGTAGGCAacccctacacacacatgcacacacacatccctttCCTAAAGAAAACAGCCTAGCTACTGTGATTCAAGAGGCTTAGGTTGTAGTCCGGATTCTGCtaccctcctgggcctcagttttcacatATTAGACCAGGGTGATGGACTCAATGACTTCCCTTCCTCATGTGAGGCCTTGATGTTCTATAACTTCTTTCAAGCTCTTGATATGGAAAAGAATGCTCCGCTCACAATCCCCAGTAGACCTGCAATAAGAGAGAGGATTAACCCTGGAGCAGGTGTGTGTCTTCAAGAGTTCTAACCGCAAGAGTGTGTGTCTCTTTTAGCTCGAGCCTCAGGCAGCAGTGGTGAAGGCGTTGGGGGAACTAGAC from Lemur catta isolate mLemCat1 chromosome 23, mLemCat1.pri, whole genome shotgun sequence harbors:
- the IL20 gene encoding interleukin-20 isoform X2: MKASGLAFSLLSAMFYLLWTPSTGLKTLHLGSCVITTNLQEIQSGFSEIRDRVQARDGNIDIRILRRMGSLQDTKPADQCCLLRHLLRLYLDRVFKNYQTSDHHTLRKISSLANSFLAIKKDLRLCLEPQAAVVKALGELDILLRWMEETE
- the IL20 gene encoding interleukin-20 isoform X1 gives rise to the protein MKASGLAFSLLSAMFYLLWTPSTGLKTLHLGSCVITTNLQEIQSGFSEIRDRVQARDGNIDIRILRRMGSLQDTKPADQCCLLRHLLRLYLDRVFKNYQTSDHHTLRKISSLANSFLAIKKDLRLCHAHVTCHCGEEATKKYSHILSHFEELEPQAAVVKALGELDILLRWMEETE